From the genome of Parazoarcus communis, one region includes:
- a CDS encoding FlgO family outer membrane protein gives MMALRTILKAACVAALSLAIAGCATETSVARKAATYEEAANNPFVPANYRAAEALLGQLQGKLSPDQPMIIATVVSIDALERSSTLGRLVSEHVSARFSQGGHKMVEMKFRNNVYMVRDQGEMMLTREIRDIAKSHDAQAVIVGTYGESSDFIFVNLKVIDPGTNVALAVHDYALPVDANTKAMLRAAR, from the coding sequence ATGATGGCGCTACGAACAATCCTCAAGGCTGCATGTGTTGCGGCGTTGAGCCTGGCAATTGCCGGCTGTGCAACGGAAACGTCGGTTGCACGAAAGGCCGCGACCTACGAGGAGGCTGCAAACAATCCGTTCGTTCCGGCCAACTACCGCGCGGCAGAAGCGCTTCTGGGGCAATTGCAGGGCAAGCTTTCGCCCGATCAGCCAATGATCATCGCGACGGTGGTCAGTATCGATGCGCTTGAGCGTTCTTCGACGCTTGGTCGTCTCGTGTCGGAGCACGTCTCGGCGCGCTTCTCGCAGGGCGGGCACAAGATGGTGGAGATGAAGTTCCGCAACAACGTCTACATGGTGCGGGACCAGGGCGAGATGATGCTGACGCGTGAGATCCGCGATATCGCAAAGTCACATGACGCCCAAGCCGTGATCGTCGGTACGTATGGCGAGAGCAGCGATTTCATTTTCGTCAATCTGAAGGTGATTGACCCCGGTACGAACGTCGCGCTCGCGGTGCACGACTATGCACTCCCGGTCGACGCCAATACGAAGGCGATGCTGCGCGCCGCGCGCTGA
- a CDS encoding DUF2182 domain-containing protein translates to MGSLSAVSHGDGIEVVLRKDRWLAILGLGAVVLLSWLYLWHSAAGMDHAGMAMEGMPRATDATALLLTFVMWTVMMAGMMLPSAAPAILMYGTLVRKNGAVGKVLPGVWVFAAGYLLMWTLFSIAATLLQAGLEYAALLTPEMATASAGRGAAALIAAGVYQLTPFKEACLGKCRNPLQFFMTRWRNGAGGAFRMGLEHGAWCVGCCWALMLLLFVAGVMNLIWVALIAAFVFVEKVFPGARMLTRASSAALILAGLFLLTRI, encoded by the coding sequence ATGGGCAGCCTGAGCGCTGTCAGCCACGGTGACGGCATCGAAGTCGTGTTGCGCAAGGATCGCTGGCTGGCGATTCTTGGGCTGGGCGCGGTGGTGTTGCTGTCGTGGCTCTACCTCTGGCACAGCGCAGCGGGAATGGATCACGCAGGTATGGCGATGGAGGGCATGCCGCGCGCCACGGACGCCACTGCGCTGCTGCTCACCTTTGTAATGTGGACGGTGATGATGGCCGGCATGATGCTTCCCAGCGCAGCCCCTGCCATCCTCATGTACGGCACCCTGGTTCGAAAGAACGGGGCGGTGGGCAAGGTCCTGCCGGGGGTGTGGGTCTTCGCGGCAGGCTATCTGCTGATGTGGACCCTGTTCAGCATCGCGGCCACGCTGCTGCAGGCGGGGCTCGAATACGCTGCGCTGCTCACGCCCGAGATGGCAACTGCGAGCGCAGGGCGTGGCGCAGCGGCCTTGATCGCAGCAGGGGTCTATCAACTGACACCGTTCAAGGAGGCCTGTCTCGGCAAGTGCCGCAACCCGCTCCAGTTTTTCATGACGCGCTGGCGTAACGGGGCGGGCGGTGCTTTCAGAATGGGGCTCGAACACGGCGCCTGGTGCGTCGGCTGTTGCTGGGCGCTGATGCTGTTGCTCTTCGTGGCCGGCGTCATGAATCTGATCTGGGTCGCCCTGATCGCCGCCTTCGTCTTCGTCGAGAAGGTGTTCCCCGGCGCGCGCATGCTTACGCGTGCCTCCAGTGCCGCACTGATCCTGGCAGGATTGTTCCTGCTTACGAGGATCTAG